From a single Corvus hawaiiensis isolate bCorHaw1 chromosome 23, bCorHaw1.pri.cur, whole genome shotgun sequence genomic region:
- the ZMYM4 gene encoding zinc finger MYM-type protein 4 isoform X6 produces MAEAKEEGPGPRGRFEDKSDAVFDITEKCGEILDAEMSEDADHNLTPALDSLSYGVPNRAGPENSLQVHNQVEETLRTQLAPQTPETNFRESSYLFSSKESIGQELGNSFAPNIRIKKEPLDDEYAKAMAPQQGLLDKIKDEPGNSEEYGQQPKSQEGELKISAVFSVSGNPLVPQLSSGFQPAVASSGMSKMLPSVPSTAIRVSCSGCKKILQKGQTAYQRKGSTQLFCSTLCLTGYTIPASRPPASTKKTCSSCSKEILNPKDVITAQFDNTDSSKDFCSQSCLSTFELKRKPIVTIHTNSISSKCSMCQKNAVIRHEVNYQNVVHKLCSDACFSQFRSANNLTMNCCEYCGGYCYSGSGQCHVLQIEGQSKKFCSSVCVTAYKQNNRIIKVGKALQDHQVQPSTKYPKESQKSAKITPCTLCKSLRSSAEMVECTNNLGKTELFCSVNCLSAYRVKMVTSSGVQVQCNSCKTSANPQYHLAMSDGSIRNFCSYNCVVAFQNLFNKPAGPNSSVVPQSQGQVVVSIPSGTVVSASGTTSTVSPSSTSTSAAAGLQRLAAQCQQVTFTRSVVKIKCQHCNRSFATKPELLDYKGKMFQFCGKTCCDEYKKKGNMTALCEYCRFEKIIKETVRFSGVDRTFCSEVCKLLYKHDLSKRWGTHCKMCSYCLQTSPKLVQNHFGGKTEEFCSEECMSKFTVLFYQMAKCDGCKRQGKLNESIKWQGEMKHFCNLLCILLFCKQQGASDPPLPNNTANLSMAPASSSGPPSLRKDSTPVIANVVSLASTPAAQPTVNSNNVLQGAVPTVTAKTIGDASTQTDALKLPSSKPPRLLKNKALLCKPITQTKATSCKPHTQNKECQTEREEPAQPQIIVVPVPVPVFVPVPLHLYTQYTPVPLGMPVPVPVPMLIPTTPDNADKIIENIQENKEKISINPFEADLLQMAEMIAEDAEREKTHSHGGSQTSEHELFLDPKIFEKDQGSTYSGDLESEAVSTPHSWEEELNHYTLRSNALPEPDPELKQFSKGDVEQDLEADFPSDSFDPLSKGPGLHSRSRARRRHRDGFPQPKRRGRKKSVVAVEPRNLMQGSYPGCSVSGMTLKYMYGVNAWKNWVQWKNAQEEQGDLKFSVHPVKLKEDILSCTFAELSFGLCQFIQEVRRPNGEKYDPDSILYLCLGIQQYLFENGRIDNIFTEPYSRFMIELTKLLKIWEPTILPNGYMFSRIEEEHLWECKQLGAYSPIVLLNTLLFFNTKYFQLKNVSEHLKLSFAHVMRRTRTLKYNTKMTYLRFFPPFQKQEVESDKLSVGKRKRSEDEEVPTAVEMAENTDNPLRCPVRLYEFYLSKCSESVKQRSDVFYLQPERSCVPNSPMWYSTLPIDPGTLDIMLTRILMVREVHEELAKVKSEDSDIELSD; encoded by the exons TTTGAAGATAAATCTGATGCGGTATTTgatattacagaaaaat GTGGTGAAATTCTGGATGCAGAGATGTCTGAGGATGCTGACCACAACTTAACACCCGCCCTCGACAGCTTGTCTTATGGAGTACCGAATCGAGCAGGACCTGAAAATTCACTGCAGG TTCATAATCAAGTAGAAGAAACATTACGGACGCAGTTAGCGCCACAAACTCCAGAAACTAACTTCAGG GAGTCTAGCTACCTATTTTCTAGTAAGGAATCTATTGGACAAGAGCTGGGGAATTCCTTTGCACCAAATATTAGAATTAAGAAGGAGCCTTTGGATGACGAATATGCTAAAGCTATGGCCCCACAGCAGGGACTATTAGACAAAATTAAAGATGAACCTGGTAATTCTGAG GAGTACGGCCAACAGCCAAAATCTCAGGAAGGGGAGCTGAAAATCAGTGCTGTATTTTCAGTCAGTGGCAATCCTCTTG ttccaCAGCTGTCATCAGGTTTCCAGCCTGCTGTGGCATCCTCTGGCATGAGTAAAATGCTTCCCTCAGTTCCAAGCACAGCTATTCGGGTTTCCTGTTCTGGCTGtaaaaaaatcctgcagaagGGGCAAACTGCCTACCAGAGGAAAGGCTCAACCCAGCTCTTCTGCTCCACACTGTGCCTCACTGGATACACCATTCCAGCTTCTCGCCCACCAGCTTCTACCAAGAAAACCTGCTCAAGCTGCTCAAA AGAAATTCTAAATCCAAAGGATGTAATCACTGCCCAGTTTGACAACACTGACTCCAGTAAGGATTTCTGCAGCCAGTCTTGTCTGTCCACATTTGAACTGAAAAGGAAACCTATTGTCACTATCCACACCAACAGCATTTCCAGCAAGTGCAGCATGTGCCAGAAGAATGCAGTG atCAGGCACGAGGTGAATTACCAGAACGTGGTGCACAAGCTCTGCAGCGACGCCTGTTTCTCCCAGTTCCGCTCGGCCAACAACCTGACCATGAACTGCTGTGAATATTGTGGAGGATACTGCTACAGTGGCTCTGGCCAGTGTCATGTCCTGCAGATCGAGGGACAGTCCAAAAAGTTCTGCAGTTCCGTGTGTGTGACAGCTTACAAGCAG aataacagaatcattaaggttggaaaagccctccaagatcatcaagtccaaccttcaaCCAAATACCCCAAAGAGTCACAG AAGTCAGCTAAAATTACACCCTGCACACTGTGTAAATCTCTGAGATCTTCAGCTGAGATGGTGGAGTGCACAAATAACTTGGGGAAGACGGAACTGTTTTGTTCTGTTAACTGTTTGTCAGCATACAGAGTAAAAATGGTCACTTCTTCAG GTGTTCAAGTTCAGTGCAACAGCTGTAAAACCTCAGCAAACCCTCAGTATCACTTGGCTATGTCAGATGGGAGCATACGCAATTTTTGCAGCTACAATTGTGTAGTAGCTTTTCAG AATCTGTTCAACAAGCCTGCAGGACCAAACTCCTCGGTGGTGCCCCAGTCACAAGGCCAGGTCGTTGTGAGCATCCCCTCGGGGACGGTGGTCTCGGCCAGTGGCACCACCTCGACCGTGTCCCCCAGCTCCACGAGCACCTcggctgcagcagggctccaGAGGttggctgcccagtgccagcaggTCACTTTTACCCGCTCTGTTGTGAAAATCAAGTGTCAGCACTGTAACAGATCGTTTGCCACCAAACCAGAGCTGCTTGACTACAAG GGTAAAATGTTCCAGTTCTGTGGGAAGACCTGCTGTGATGAGTATAAGAAGAAGGGCAATATGACGGCTTTGTGTGAATACTGCAGGTTTGAGAAAATTATCAAGGAGACAGTGAGATTCTCAGGCGTAGATAGAACATTCTGTAGCGAAG TTTGTAAACTGCTCTATAAACACGACTTGTCTAAGCGCTGGGGAACCCACTGTAAAATGTGCAGTTACTGTTTACAGACTTCCCCCAAACTGGTCCAGAATCACTTTGGGGggaaaacagaagaattttGCTCAGAGGAGTGCATGTCTAAATTCACTGTTTTGTTTTACCAG ATGGCAAAGTGTGATGGTTGCAAGAGACAAGGTAAACTCAACGAATCCATAAAATGGCAAGGGGAGATGAAGCATTTTTGCAATCTGCTTTGTATTCTGTTGTTCTGTAAACAGCAAGGTGCTTCTGACCCTCCACTCCCAAACAACACAG CAAACCTTTCCATGGCACCAGCCTCCTCCTCAGGCCCTCCTTCTTTAAGAAAGGACTCAACCCCTGTCATAGCAAACGTGGTGTCCCTTGCAAGCACCCCAGCTGCCCAGCCTACTGTTAACTCCAACAATGTTTTACAGG gtGCAGTCCCTACTGTGACAGCAAAAACAATAGGAGAT GCAAGTACCCAGACAGATGCCCTAAAGCTGCCATCATCAAAACCACCCAGgcttctgaaaaacaaagcttTATTGTGCAAGCCAATCACCCAGACTAAGGCCACCTCGTGCAAACCtcacacacaaaacaaagaatGCCAGACAG aaagagaagaacCTGCTCAACCCCAGATCATTGTGGTACCTGTTCCTGTACCAGTGTTTGTGCCAGTGCCCCTCCACCTCTACACCCAGTACACACCAGTTCCCCTGGGGATGCCAGTACCT GTACCTGTTCCCATGCTCATCCCAACTACCCCAGATAATGCTGATAAGATCATtgaaaatattcaggaaaacaaggaaaagatcTCCATTAATCCATTTGAAGCTGATCTCCTTCAAATGGCAGAAATGATTGCAGAAGACgcggagagagaaaaaacacactCTCATGGTG GATCTCAAACATCCGAGCACGAGCTTTTCCTGGACCCCAAGATATTTGAGAAAG ACCAGGGCAGCACGTACAGTGGAGATCTGGAATCAGAAGCAGTGTCCACTCCAcacagctgggaggaggagTTGAATCATTACACCTTACGATCCAATGCCCTGCCAGAACCTGATCCAGAACTCAAGCAGTTCTCCAAAGGTGATGTGGAACAGGACCTGGAGGCAGATTTCCCATCAG ACTCATTTGACCCTCTCAGTAAAGGACCGGGTTTACATTCACGTTCACGGGCAAGACGGAGACACAGGGATGGCTTCCCACAGCCAAAAAGACGG GGACGGAAGAAGTCTGTAGTTGCTGTGGAGCCCCGGAATCTGATGCAGGGCTCCTACCCCGGCTGCTCTGTTTCTGGGATGACCCTAAAGTACATGTATGGGGTAAACGCCTGGAAAAACTGGGTCCAATGGAAAAATGCACAGGAGGAACAAGGGGACCTGAAGTTTTCAG TTCATCCTGTGAAGCTCAAGGAGGACATTCTCTCGTGCACATTTGCTGAGCTGAGTTTTGGCTTGTGCCAGTTTATTCAAGAGGTGCGGAGACCAAACGGAGAAAAATATGACCCTGACAGCATCTTATACTTGTGCCTTGGAATTCAGCAG tACCTGTTTGAGAATGGTAGAATAGATAACATTTTCACCGAGCCCTATTCCAGGTTTATGATTGAACTCAcaaaacttctgaaaatctgGGAACCTACAATTCTTCCAAATG GTTATATGTTCTCAAGAATTGAAGAGGAACACTTGTGGGAATGTAAGCAGCTGGGTGCATATTCCCCCATCGTTTTGTTGAACACCCTTCTATTCTTCAACACCAAATACTTCCAACTAAAGAATGTCAGTGAGCACCTGAAACTGTCCTTTGCCCATGTTATGAGGCGCACTCGAACTCTGAAGTATAATACTAAGATGACATATTTACGTTTTTTCCCACCCTTTCAAAAACAAGAGGTAGAATCAG ATAAATTATCAGTAGGCAAAAGGAAACGCAGTGAAGATGAGGAGGTTCCAACAGCAGTGGAAATGGCTGAAAACACAGATAATCCCCTCCGGTGTCCAGTCCGACTTTATGAATTTTACTTATCAAAATG TTCTGAAAGCGTGAAGCAGAGGAGTGATGTGTTCTACCTGCAGCCCGAGCGCTCCTGTGTTCCCAACAGCCCCATGTGGTATTCCACATTGCCAATAGACCCAGGAACCTTGGACATCATGTTAACACGGATTCTTATGGTGAGGGAGGTACATGAAGAACTTGCCAAAGTCAAATCAGAGGACTCTGATATTGAGTTATCAGACTAA
- the ZMYM4 gene encoding zinc finger MYM-type protein 4 isoform X7, with translation MAEAKEEGPGPRGRFEDKSDAVFDITEKCGEILDAEMSEDADHNLTPALDSLSYGVPNRAGPENSLQVHNQVEETLRTQLAPQTPETNFREYGQQPKSQEGELKISAVFSVSGNPLVPQLSSGFQPAVASSGMSKMLPSVPSTAIRVSCSGCKKILQKGQTAYQRKGSTQLFCSTLCLTGYTIPASRPPASTKKTCSSCSKEILNPKDVITAQFDNTDSSKDFCSQSCLSTFELKRKPIVTIHTNSISSKCSMCQKNAVIRHEVNYQNVVHKLCSDACFSQFRSANNLTMNCCEYCGGYCYSGSGQCHVLQIEGQSKKFCSSVCVTAYKQNNRIIKVGKALQDHQVQPSTKYPKESQKSAKITPCTLCKSLRSSAEMVECTNNLGKTELFCSVNCLSAYRVKMVTSSGVQVQCNSCKTSANPQYHLAMSDGSIRNFCSYNCVVAFQNLFNKPAGPNSSVVPQSQGQVVVSIPSGTVVSASGTTSTVSPSSTSTSAAAGLQRLAAQCQQVTFTRSVVKIKCQHCNRSFATKPELLDYKGKMFQFCGKTCCDEYKKKGNMTALCEYCRFEKIIKETVRFSGVDRTFCSEVCKLLYKHDLSKRWGTHCKMCSYCLQTSPKLVQNHFGGKTEEFCSEECMSKFTVLFYQMAKCDGCKRQGKLNESIKWQGEMKHFCNLLCILLFCKQQGASDPPLPNNTANLSMAPASSSGPPSLRKDSTPVIANVVSLASTPAAQPTVNSNNVLQGAVPTVTAKTIGDASTQTDALKLPSSKPPRLLKNKALLCKPITQTKATSCKPHTQNKECQTEREEPAQPQIIVVPVPVPVFVPVPLHLYTQYTPVPLGMPVPVPVPMLIPTTPDNADKIIENIQENKEKISINPFEADLLQMAEMIAEDAEREKTHSHGGSQTSEHELFLDPKIFEKDQGSTYSGDLESEAVSTPHSWEEELNHYTLRSNALPEPDPELKQFSKGDVEQDLEADFPSDSFDPLSKGPGLHSRSRARRRHRDGFPQPKRRGRKKSVVAVEPRNLMQGSYPGCSVSGMTLKYMYGVNAWKNWVQWKNAQEEQGDLKFSVHPVKLKEDILSCTFAELSFGLCQFIQEVRRPNGEKYDPDSILYLCLGIQQYLFENGRIDNIFTEPYSRFMIELTKLLKIWEPTILPNGYMFSRIEEEHLWECKQLGAYSPIVLLNTLLFFNTKYFQLKNVSEHLKLSFAHVMRRTRTLKYNTKMTYLRFFPPFQKQEVESDKLSVGKRKRSEDEEVPTAVEMAENTDNPLRCPVRLYEFYLSKCSESVKQRSDVFYLQPERSCVPNSPMWYSTLPIDPGTLDIMLTRILMVREVHEELAKVKSEDSDIELSD, from the exons TTTGAAGATAAATCTGATGCGGTATTTgatattacagaaaaat GTGGTGAAATTCTGGATGCAGAGATGTCTGAGGATGCTGACCACAACTTAACACCCGCCCTCGACAGCTTGTCTTATGGAGTACCGAATCGAGCAGGACCTGAAAATTCACTGCAGG TTCATAATCAAGTAGAAGAAACATTACGGACGCAGTTAGCGCCACAAACTCCAGAAACTAACTTCAGG GAGTACGGCCAACAGCCAAAATCTCAGGAAGGGGAGCTGAAAATCAGTGCTGTATTTTCAGTCAGTGGCAATCCTCTTG ttccaCAGCTGTCATCAGGTTTCCAGCCTGCTGTGGCATCCTCTGGCATGAGTAAAATGCTTCCCTCAGTTCCAAGCACAGCTATTCGGGTTTCCTGTTCTGGCTGtaaaaaaatcctgcagaagGGGCAAACTGCCTACCAGAGGAAAGGCTCAACCCAGCTCTTCTGCTCCACACTGTGCCTCACTGGATACACCATTCCAGCTTCTCGCCCACCAGCTTCTACCAAGAAAACCTGCTCAAGCTGCTCAAA AGAAATTCTAAATCCAAAGGATGTAATCACTGCCCAGTTTGACAACACTGACTCCAGTAAGGATTTCTGCAGCCAGTCTTGTCTGTCCACATTTGAACTGAAAAGGAAACCTATTGTCACTATCCACACCAACAGCATTTCCAGCAAGTGCAGCATGTGCCAGAAGAATGCAGTG atCAGGCACGAGGTGAATTACCAGAACGTGGTGCACAAGCTCTGCAGCGACGCCTGTTTCTCCCAGTTCCGCTCGGCCAACAACCTGACCATGAACTGCTGTGAATATTGTGGAGGATACTGCTACAGTGGCTCTGGCCAGTGTCATGTCCTGCAGATCGAGGGACAGTCCAAAAAGTTCTGCAGTTCCGTGTGTGTGACAGCTTACAAGCAG aataacagaatcattaaggttggaaaagccctccaagatcatcaagtccaaccttcaaCCAAATACCCCAAAGAGTCACAG AAGTCAGCTAAAATTACACCCTGCACACTGTGTAAATCTCTGAGATCTTCAGCTGAGATGGTGGAGTGCACAAATAACTTGGGGAAGACGGAACTGTTTTGTTCTGTTAACTGTTTGTCAGCATACAGAGTAAAAATGGTCACTTCTTCAG GTGTTCAAGTTCAGTGCAACAGCTGTAAAACCTCAGCAAACCCTCAGTATCACTTGGCTATGTCAGATGGGAGCATACGCAATTTTTGCAGCTACAATTGTGTAGTAGCTTTTCAG AATCTGTTCAACAAGCCTGCAGGACCAAACTCCTCGGTGGTGCCCCAGTCACAAGGCCAGGTCGTTGTGAGCATCCCCTCGGGGACGGTGGTCTCGGCCAGTGGCACCACCTCGACCGTGTCCCCCAGCTCCACGAGCACCTcggctgcagcagggctccaGAGGttggctgcccagtgccagcaggTCACTTTTACCCGCTCTGTTGTGAAAATCAAGTGTCAGCACTGTAACAGATCGTTTGCCACCAAACCAGAGCTGCTTGACTACAAG GGTAAAATGTTCCAGTTCTGTGGGAAGACCTGCTGTGATGAGTATAAGAAGAAGGGCAATATGACGGCTTTGTGTGAATACTGCAGGTTTGAGAAAATTATCAAGGAGACAGTGAGATTCTCAGGCGTAGATAGAACATTCTGTAGCGAAG TTTGTAAACTGCTCTATAAACACGACTTGTCTAAGCGCTGGGGAACCCACTGTAAAATGTGCAGTTACTGTTTACAGACTTCCCCCAAACTGGTCCAGAATCACTTTGGGGggaaaacagaagaattttGCTCAGAGGAGTGCATGTCTAAATTCACTGTTTTGTTTTACCAG ATGGCAAAGTGTGATGGTTGCAAGAGACAAGGTAAACTCAACGAATCCATAAAATGGCAAGGGGAGATGAAGCATTTTTGCAATCTGCTTTGTATTCTGTTGTTCTGTAAACAGCAAGGTGCTTCTGACCCTCCACTCCCAAACAACACAG CAAACCTTTCCATGGCACCAGCCTCCTCCTCAGGCCCTCCTTCTTTAAGAAAGGACTCAACCCCTGTCATAGCAAACGTGGTGTCCCTTGCAAGCACCCCAGCTGCCCAGCCTACTGTTAACTCCAACAATGTTTTACAGG gtGCAGTCCCTACTGTGACAGCAAAAACAATAGGAGAT GCAAGTACCCAGACAGATGCCCTAAAGCTGCCATCATCAAAACCACCCAGgcttctgaaaaacaaagcttTATTGTGCAAGCCAATCACCCAGACTAAGGCCACCTCGTGCAAACCtcacacacaaaacaaagaatGCCAGACAG aaagagaagaacCTGCTCAACCCCAGATCATTGTGGTACCTGTTCCTGTACCAGTGTTTGTGCCAGTGCCCCTCCACCTCTACACCCAGTACACACCAGTTCCCCTGGGGATGCCAGTACCT GTACCTGTTCCCATGCTCATCCCAACTACCCCAGATAATGCTGATAAGATCATtgaaaatattcaggaaaacaaggaaaagatcTCCATTAATCCATTTGAAGCTGATCTCCTTCAAATGGCAGAAATGATTGCAGAAGACgcggagagagaaaaaacacactCTCATGGTG GATCTCAAACATCCGAGCACGAGCTTTTCCTGGACCCCAAGATATTTGAGAAAG ACCAGGGCAGCACGTACAGTGGAGATCTGGAATCAGAAGCAGTGTCCACTCCAcacagctgggaggaggagTTGAATCATTACACCTTACGATCCAATGCCCTGCCAGAACCTGATCCAGAACTCAAGCAGTTCTCCAAAGGTGATGTGGAACAGGACCTGGAGGCAGATTTCCCATCAG ACTCATTTGACCCTCTCAGTAAAGGACCGGGTTTACATTCACGTTCACGGGCAAGACGGAGACACAGGGATGGCTTCCCACAGCCAAAAAGACGG GGACGGAAGAAGTCTGTAGTTGCTGTGGAGCCCCGGAATCTGATGCAGGGCTCCTACCCCGGCTGCTCTGTTTCTGGGATGACCCTAAAGTACATGTATGGGGTAAACGCCTGGAAAAACTGGGTCCAATGGAAAAATGCACAGGAGGAACAAGGGGACCTGAAGTTTTCAG TTCATCCTGTGAAGCTCAAGGAGGACATTCTCTCGTGCACATTTGCTGAGCTGAGTTTTGGCTTGTGCCAGTTTATTCAAGAGGTGCGGAGACCAAACGGAGAAAAATATGACCCTGACAGCATCTTATACTTGTGCCTTGGAATTCAGCAG tACCTGTTTGAGAATGGTAGAATAGATAACATTTTCACCGAGCCCTATTCCAGGTTTATGATTGAACTCAcaaaacttctgaaaatctgGGAACCTACAATTCTTCCAAATG GTTATATGTTCTCAAGAATTGAAGAGGAACACTTGTGGGAATGTAAGCAGCTGGGTGCATATTCCCCCATCGTTTTGTTGAACACCCTTCTATTCTTCAACACCAAATACTTCCAACTAAAGAATGTCAGTGAGCACCTGAAACTGTCCTTTGCCCATGTTATGAGGCGCACTCGAACTCTGAAGTATAATACTAAGATGACATATTTACGTTTTTTCCCACCCTTTCAAAAACAAGAGGTAGAATCAG ATAAATTATCAGTAGGCAAAAGGAAACGCAGTGAAGATGAGGAGGTTCCAACAGCAGTGGAAATGGCTGAAAACACAGATAATCCCCTCCGGTGTCCAGTCCGACTTTATGAATTTTACTTATCAAAATG TTCTGAAAGCGTGAAGCAGAGGAGTGATGTGTTCTACCTGCAGCCCGAGCGCTCCTGTGTTCCCAACAGCCCCATGTGGTATTCCACATTGCCAATAGACCCAGGAACCTTGGACATCATGTTAACACGGATTCTTATGGTGAGGGAGGTACATGAAGAACTTGCCAAAGTCAAATCAGAGGACTCTGATATTGAGTTATCAGACTAA